In the Arachis ipaensis cultivar K30076 chromosome B10, Araip1.1, whole genome shotgun sequence genome, one interval contains:
- the LOC107623605 gene encoding uncharacterized protein LOC107623605, translating to MKRNAFAAAASALYRRRPSLPISPNLRHESATGSVLRKCMPLEYLELVEVGERLHCWSPSCLLHRNSYSTGFTSVHGETPSAEYARRRRETLENQFGRALGTYSSKSFNAIYRFGPFLALYRAAIISFHVLRLAIWQFFLQDVEKRAVKFRETLIRLGPFYIKLGQALSTRPDVLPKVYCQELAKLQDQIPPFPTYVAIRSIETQLGLPISDIFSDISPAPIAAASLGQVYKAHLHSGELVAVKVQRPGMSLSLTLDALLFHMIGGQFKRFAKARKDLLVAVNEVVRHMFDEIDYVLEGKNAERFASLYCWSSSGTNVEHKRRKSIKAPKIYWDYTCTTVLTMEWIDGIKLTDEKGLKEASLNRRELIDQGLYCSLRQLLEVGYFHADPHPGNLVAVGDGSLAYFDFGMMGDIPRHYRIGLIQIIVHFVNRDSLGLANDFLSLGFLPEGVDIHGVSDALQASFARRTSRTGESQDFQGIMNQLYDVMYEFNFSLPPDYALVIRALGSLEGTAKVLDPDFKVIESAYPFVIGRLIADPSPDMRKILRQLLIRNNGSIRWSRLERLIAAISEQASDLNGDPSSEKHFSPVWKLFDMHAVVDSTEDLLLFILSDKGLRVRLFLLRDIVEAADAFLQDEVIDCVLNENPQEQNIFLFEERAMLGRIGKGFQYFREVVKLAPEEWTAMLMRMALKPEVHKFVIDIISALATHSSQKLQVASWLYLSRLVHRWSNSGRYTTHP from the exons ATGAAGAGGAATGCCTTTGCCGCTGCCGCCTCCGCTCTCTACCGCCGCCGCCCATCCCTGCCTATCTCTCCAA aTTTACGGCATGAGAGTGCCACTGGAAGTGTCTTACGCAAATGCATGCCGCTGGAATATCTAGAACTTGTTGAGGTTGGTGAGAGGCTGCATTGCTGGTCGCCGTCTTGCTTGTTGCACCGGAATTC ATATTCAACTGGCTTCACCAGTGTGCACGGTGAAACGCCATCTGCTGAATATGCGAGGAGGAGGAGGGAAACACTGGAAAATCAATTTGGGCGTGCCCTTGGAACTTACAGCTCCAAGAGCTTCAATGCTATCTACCGCTTTGGCCCCTTTTTGGCTCTGTACAGGGCAGCAATTATTTCATTTCATGTGTTAAGGCTAGCAATATGGCAGTTCTTCCTTCAAGATGTTGAAAAACGTGCAGTTAAG TTTCGTGAAACACTCATACGCTTGGGTCCTTTCTACATTAAG CTTGGGCAGGCATTGAGCACTAGACCTGATGTATTACCAAAAGTATACTGCCAAGAACTAGCTAAGTTACAG GATCAAATACCCCCATTTCCAACATATGTTGCAATCAGATCTATTGAAACCCAGCTTGGTCTTCCTATTTCTGATATTTTTAGTGACATTAGCCCTGCACCTATTGCAGCAGCATCCTTGGGGCAAGTTTACAAAG CTCACCTGCATTCTGGAGAGTTGGTAGCCGTTAAAGTTCAGAGGCCTGGTATGTCACTTTCATTGACCCTTGACGCCTTGTTATTCCATATGATTGGAGGGCAATTTAAACGATTTGCCAAGGCCCGCAAAGATCTTTTAGTGGCTGTAAATGAAGTG GTCAGGCACATGTTTGATGAAATTGATTATGTCCTAGAGGGGAAAAATGCTGAGCGCTTTGCTTCTCTATATTGTTGGTCTTCAA GTGGTACCAATGTCGAACACAAACGAAGGAAGTCCATCAAAGCTCCAAAAATATATTGGGACTATACATGTACCACTGTACTGACTATGGAGTGGATAGATGGAATTAAGCTTACAGATGAAAAGGGGTTGAAGGAAGCTTCTTTGAACAGAAGGGAACTCATTGATCAG GGATTATACTGCTCTTTGAGGCAACTACTTGAGGTTGGTTATTTCCATGCTGATCCTCATCCAGGAAATCTTGTAGCAGTTGGTGATGGATCACTTGCATACTTTGACTTTGGAATGATGGGGGATATTCCTAGGCATTACCGGATAGGTCTTATTCAAATT ATTGTGCACTTTGTTAATCGTGACTCTCTGGGTTTGGCAAATGACTTTCTTTCTTTAGGATTTCTTCCTGAAGGGGTTGACATACATGGGGTTTCTGATGCACTGCAAGCATCATTTGCCCGTCGGACCAGTCGGACAGGTGAATCTCAAGATTTTCAG GGAATTATGAAccaactatatgatgtaatgtaTGAATTTAATTTCTCCCTCCCGCCAGACTATGCTCTTGTCATAAGAGCATTAGGATCACTAGAAGGCACGGCTAAAGTTCTAGATCCTGATTTTAAAGTCATTGAGAGTGCATATCCTTTTGTCATTGGGAGACTTATAGCTGACCCAAGTCCTGATATGAGAAAAATTTTGAGGCAGCTGCTTATTCGTAATAATGGATCCATAAGGTGGAGCCGGCTAGAGCGCCTG ATAGCAGCAATATCTGAACAGGCTTCTGATTTAAATGGAGATCCAAGTTCTGAGAAGCATTTTAGTCCCGTTTGGAAATTATTTGATATGCATGCTGTGGTTGATTCCACTGAAgatcttttattattcatattatcAGACAAGGGTCTGAGAGTGCGTCTTTTCCTTCTTCGGGATATAGTTGAAGCAGCTGATGCATTTCTGCAAGATGAAGTGATTGATTGTGTGTTAAATGAGAACCCTCAAGAACAGAATATCTTCTTATTCGAG GAGCGGGCTATGCTAGGAAGGATCGGAAAGGGATTTCAATACTTTCGTGAGGTGGTGAAGCTGGCACCTGAGGAGTGGACAGCGATGCTAATGAGGATGGCACTGAAACCTGAGGTCCATAAATTTGTTATAGACATTATTTCAGCGTTGGCTACACATTCCAGCCAGAAATTGCAAGTAGCTTCTTGGCTATATTTATCAAGGCTTGTTCACAGATGGTCAAATTCAGGTAGATATACTACACACCCTTGA